One region of Priestia megaterium genomic DNA includes:
- the secY gene encoding preprotein translocase subunit SecY, translating to MFQTISNLMRVREIRQKIFFTLLMLIVFRIGTFIPVPSVNTDVLKLQDGLNVFGVLNTFGGGALKNFSILAMGIMPYITASIIVQLLQMDVVPKFTEWSKQGDVGRRKLAQVTRYGTIVLGFIQALGMSIGFNNISGGQLIANPGISTYLLIATVLTAGTAFLMWLGEQITAKGVGNGISIIIFAGIAAGIPTTLNQIYAQQFEDVGDQLFIRIVTVVLIAIAVLAIIVGVIYFQQALRKIPIQYAKGSAGRNPVGGQSTHLPLKVNAAGVIPVIFAVSFIITPPTIASFFGPNDVTTWIQNTFDYTKPIGMIVYVALIIAFCYFYTFVQVNPEQVAENLKKQGGYIPGIRPGKSTQAYLTKVLYRLTLIGSIFLALIAVLPVLFIKIANLPSSAQIGGTSLLIVVGVALETMKQLESQLVKRHYKGFIK from the coding sequence ATGTTTCAAACAATCTCCAATTTAATGCGCGTGCGTGAAATAAGACAAAAAATCTTTTTCACTTTGTTAATGTTAATTGTCTTCCGAATTGGTACATTTATTCCTGTACCAAGTGTTAATACGGATGTACTAAAATTGCAAGATGGGTTAAATGTATTCGGAGTTCTGAATACATTTGGCGGCGGCGCGTTAAAAAACTTTTCCATTCTTGCTATGGGCATTATGCCTTATATTACAGCATCCATCATCGTCCAATTATTGCAGATGGATGTTGTACCTAAGTTTACAGAATGGTCAAAGCAGGGAGATGTTGGGCGCCGTAAATTAGCTCAAGTAACTCGTTATGGAACAATTGTGCTTGGATTTATCCAGGCTTTAGGTATGTCTATAGGATTCAACAATATTTCGGGCGGACAATTGATCGCTAATCCAGGAATTTCTACGTATCTTCTAATTGCTACAGTGTTAACGGCAGGTACTGCCTTCTTAATGTGGTTAGGAGAACAGATTACTGCAAAAGGCGTAGGTAATGGTATTTCTATCATTATCTTTGCTGGGATTGCAGCTGGTATTCCGACAACATTAAATCAAATTTATGCACAGCAATTTGAAGACGTTGGGGATCAATTATTCATTCGTATCGTAACGGTAGTTTTAATTGCGATTGCAGTTTTAGCTATTATTGTTGGGGTTATTTACTTCCAACAAGCGCTACGAAAAATTCCTATTCAATATGCAAAGGGTTCAGCTGGTCGTAATCCTGTTGGAGGTCAATCCACTCATTTACCGTTAAAAGTAAATGCTGCTGGGGTTATTCCTGTTATCTTTGCAGTTTCATTTATTATCACACCACCAACAATTGCATCATTTTTCGGTCCAAATGATGTAACGACGTGGATTCAGAATACATTTGACTATACTAAGCCAATTGGTATGATAGTGTATGTAGCGTTAATCATTGCTTTTTGTTACTTCTATACATTTGTTCAAGTTAACCCTGAACAAGTAGCAGAGAACTTGAAAAAGCAAGGTGGCTACATCCCAGGCATCCGTCCTGGTAAAAGCACACAAGCTTATTTAACGAAAGTGTTATATCGTCTGACATTAATCGGTTCGATATTCCTTGCGTTAATTGCTGTGTTGCCGGTTCTGTTCATCAAAATTGCAAACCTACCCTCATCTGCTCAGATCGGCGGTACTAGTTTGTTAATTGTTGTCGGTGTAGCTCTTGAGACAATGAAACAACTTGAGAGTCAATTAGTGAAACGCCATTATAAGGGATTTATTAAGTAA